The Nocardia bhagyanarayanae region CGCTCCGTTCGACGGCGTGATCGTCACCGCGGGCATCCCGGAGCTCGACGAGGCCGTCGCACTCATTCAGGAGCTCACCGAGGTCGGCATCTCGCATGTCGCGTTCAAGCCGGGCACCGTCGCGCAGATCCGCGCCGTGCTGCGGATCGCCGACGAGGTGCCGGACTACCCGGTGATCATGCACATCGAGGGCGGCAAGGCGGGCGGCCACCACTCGTGGGAGGACCTGGACGACCTGCTCCTGGAGACCTACGCCGAACTGCGCAACCGCCCCAACGTGGTGGTCTGCGTCGGCGGTGGCATCGGAACCCCCGAGCGCGCGACGGAGTACCTCACCGGCGTGTGGTCGCAGGCGCACGGCTACCCGGTGATGCCGCTGGACGGCGTGCTGGTCGGCACCGCGGCGATGGCGACGTTGGAGGCCACCACCGCACCCGAGGTCAAGCAGCTGCTCGTCGACACCCCCGGCACCCCGGACTGGGTCGGCGCGGGCACCGCGTCCGGCGGAATGGCCTCGGGCCGTAGCCAATTGGGCGCCGACATCCACGAGATCGACAACGCCGCCTCGCGCACCGGCCGCCTGCTCGACGAGGTCGCGGGCGACGCCGACGCGGTCGCCGCCCGGCGCGCGGAGATCATCGAGGCGCTCGACGGCACGGCCAAGCCCTACTTCGGCGATCTCGGCACCATGACGTACCTGGAATGGCTGGAGCGCTACGTCGAGCTGGCCGTCGGCCTGGACCGCCGCAAGGACTTCGACTGCGGCAGCGACCTCGGCGACGCCATCCTCGAGGCCACCCGGTCGGTGTGGCTCGACATCACCTGGCGCGACCGCTTCGCGGAGATGGTGCGCCGCACCGAGTCCCGCCTGCACCCGGCCGACCGCGGCGAGATCCCGACGCTGTTCGCCGACGACGAGGCGTTCGAGCGCCCGGTCGACGCCTTGTGCACGCTGAAGAAGCAGTACCCGGCCGCCGAGCAGATCCTGCTGCACCCCGCCGACGTGCCGTTCTTCATCGCGCTGTGCAAGACGCCCGGCAAGCCCGTCAACTTCGTCCCGGTCGTCGACGCCGACGTACGGCGCTGGTGGCGTTCGGATTCCCTGTGGCAGGCGCACGATCCGCGCTACTCGGCCGATCAGGTGTGCGTCATCCCCGGCACCGTGTCCGTCGCGGGTATCACCCGGGTGGACGAGCCGGTCGGCGAGCTGCTGGACCGTTTCGAGCAGGACACCGCCTACTCGCTGGTGCGCGCGGGCGTGGTGCCCGCCCCGATCGACGCGCGCCGCACGGCGGGGGTGACGAGCGGCCCGATCGACGCGGTGCTCGCCGCGCCGGATGTGCAGTGGGCGGGCCGCACCACCGTGAACCCGGTGCACCGGCTCGGCGACCACACCGAATGGACCGTGGACGGCAAGGGCGCCGTGCACCCGCGCACCGGCGCCACCCTCGTCGAGACCACCGGTCCGGAGGCCGACAACTCCTACGTCGAGCTGACCGTCCCGCTGTTGCGCAGCGACGCGGTGCGCATCCGGATCACCGTGCCGGTCTCCATCTACAACGGCGGTTCGCCGGTCGTCACCGAGGCCGACGCCGAAGCCGCCATGGCCGCGCTGCTCGCGGTCGCGGCGGGACAGTCGCTGCCGGAGGTGAAGGGCTCGGTCGCGCACGTCAACCTGGCCTGGACTCCCGATCTGATCGCCGACCACGCCGGTGTCACCGGCTCGGGTCTGCCCGCCTCGCTCAGCACGCTGGGCCGCACCGCGCCCGACGTGCTGGTCGGCGCCTGCTGGCCCGCCGTGTTCGCGGTGCTCGGCGCCACCCGCACCGGCGACGCGTGCTCGGTCATCGAGGGCATGCTGGACCTGGTGCACCTCGACCACCAGATCGAGCTGCTGCGCGAACTGCCCGACACCACAAGCATTCTCGTGGTGCGCGCGGAGTCGAAGTCGGTGCTCGACACCGACATGGGCCGCGTCGTCGAGGTGGAGGTCACCGTCGGCGAGATGCGCGACCAGGGCCTGGACGTGGTGCCGCTGGCCCGGCTCAGCGAGCGCTTCGCCATCCGCGGCCGCAACGGCGCGGGCGAACTGGCCGACCCGCCGCGGGCCGCGGGCACCGCCGCGTCGGCCACGGACACCCCCCGCCGCCGTCGCCGCGACGTCACTCTCGTCGCGCCGCGCGCGATGCACGCTTTCGCCGCGGTGTCCGGCGACCACAACCCGATCCACACCAGCGACAACGCCGCCAAGCTCGCCGGGCTGGGCAGCCCGATCGTGCACGGCATGTGGCTGTCGGCCGCCGCCCAGCACGCGGTGTCCGCCGTGGATCCCGAAAGCTCGGTTCCCGCACGGACTCTCACCGCATGGACCACTCGCTTCCTCGGGATGGTGCGTCCGGGGGCGGAGATCGATGTGCGGGTCGAGCGGATCGCCGTCGACGCGGGCAGCGAGATCGTCGAGGTCTCCTGCCGCACGGGTGGTGATCTCGTGATGACCGCGACCGGCCGCACGAAGGCGCCGAAGACCGTGTACGCCTTCCCGGGGCAGGGCATCCAGCGCAAGGGGATGGGTCTGGACGCCCGGTCGCGGTCCAAAGCGGCCAAGGAGATCTGGGAGCGCGCCGACAAGCACACCCGCGAGGCGCTCGGCTTCTCGATCCTCGCCGTGGTGCGCGACAACCCGACCTACCTCAAGGCGCGCGGCGTCGAGCACCGGCACCCGGACGGCGTGCTGCACCTGACGCAGTTCACTCAGGTCGCGATGGCGACCCTGGGTGTCGCGCAGGTCGCCGAGCTGCGCGAGGCGGGCGCCTTCGTCGAGGGCGCCATGCTCGCGGGCCACTCGGTCGGTGAATACAACGCGCTCGCCGCGGTCGCCGGGGTGCTGCCGCTCGAGGCGGTGCTCGAGGTGGTGTTCCAGCGCGGTTCGGCGATGCACGAGCTGGTTCCGCGGGATGCCCAGGGCCGCAGCGACTATCGGATGGCCGCCATCCGGCCCTCGCAGATCGGCCTGCCCGACGAGGACGTGATCGGCTTCGTCCAGAGCGTTTCCGAGCGGACCGGCGAATTCCTCGAGGTCGTCAACCTGAACCTGCGCGGCTCGCAGTACGCGATCGCGGGCACGGTGGCGGGCCTGGAGGCGCTGGAGACCGAGATCGACCGCCGCCGTGCCGAATTCGGCGGCAAGCGGGCGTTCATCCTGGTGCCCGGCATCGACGTGCCGTTCCACTCCACCGTGCTGCGCAAGGGCGTGCCGGAGTTCCGGCAGAAGCTCGAGCAGCTGCTGCCAACGGACCTGCGGCCAGACGTCTTGGTCGGCCGCTACATTCCGAACCTGGTGCCAAGGCCGTTCTCGCTGGAGCGCGATTTCGTCCAGGAGATCGCGGACCTGGTGCCCTCGGAACCGCTCACCGCGGTGCTCGCCGATTTCGACAGCTGGGCGGCCCAGCCTGCCGAGCTGTGCCGGGTGGTGCTGATCGAGCTGCTCGCCTGGCAGTTCGCCAGCCCGGTGCGTTGGATCGAGACCCAGGACCTGCTGTTCACCGACGCCGAGAACGGCGGGCTCGGTGTCGAGCGGTTCGTCGAGATCGGTCTCGGCGCGACGCCGACCGTGGCGAACCTGGCCAGCCAGACCCTGAAGCTGCCGAGCTTCGGCACCGCCACCGTCGAGGTGCTCAACATCGAGCGCGAGGCCGCGGTCGTCTACTCGACCGACACCGACCCCGCCCCGGTCGACGAGCCCGAGGAGACCCCGGCCGAGACCGCCGCCCCGGCCGCCGCCGCGCCCGCCGCGGTGGCCGCCCCGGCCCCTGTCGCGAGCTCGGGCGGACCCCGCCCCGACGACATCCTGTTCACCGCCGCCGACGCCACCCGCGTGCTCATCGCCCTGTGGACCAAGCTGCGGCTGGACCAGATCGGCCCGGTGGACACCATCGAAGGCCTCTGCGACGGCGTCTCCTCGCGGCGCAACCAGCTGCTCGTCGACCTCGGCTCCGAGCTCTCGCTCGGCGCCATCGACGGCGCGGCCGACGCCGACATGGGCGCGCTCTCGGCCACGGTCGAGCGGCTGGCGCGCACCTACAAGCCGTTCGGCTCGGTGCTCTCCGACTCGATCAACGACCACCTGCGCAAGGTGTTCGGCCCGTCCGGCAAGCGGCCCGCCGCGATCGCCGAGCGCGTCAAGAAGGTGTGGGAGCTCGGCGACGGCTGGGCCAGCCACGTCACCGCCGAAGTCTCGCTCGGCACCCGCGAAGGCACCAGCGTGCGCGGCGGCGATCTCGGCGGACTGGTCTCGGGCGCGCTGAACGACGCGGCCTCGGTCGACGCCGCCATCGACGCGGCCGTGCAGGCCGTCGCCGCCCGGCGCGGTGTCGCGGTGTCGCTGCCCACGGCGGGCGGTGGCGGCGGCGCCACGGTCGACGCGGCGGCGCTCGGCGAGTTCACCGAGCAGATCACCGGCCGCGACGGCGTGCTCGCCTCGGCGGCGCGAGTCATCCTCGAGCAGCTGGGCCTCACCGATCAGGTGTCCGCGCCGGAAACCACCGACGACACGCTTGTCGACCTGGTCTCGGCCGAACTGGGTTCGGACTGGCCGCGTTTGGTCGCGCCCGCGTTCGACGGACGCAAGGCGGTGCTGATCGACGACCGCTGGGCGACCGCGCGCGAGGATCTGGCGCGGCTGTGGCTGGTCGACGACGCGGACACGGCCGACGGATCGGTCATCGGGTTCCTCGGTGCGGGCGAAGCCGTTGCCGCGCAGGCCGAATGGTGGCGCGAGCAGGCCAAGCACCAGGCGCGCTCGGTGCTGGCGGGCCTGTACGAGCGCATCGCCGTTGCCGCGCGCAGCACCGAGGAGCCGGGCCTGTGGTCCGACGACATCGCGGTGATCACCGGCGCGAGCAAGGGTTCCATCGCCGCGGCGGTGACCGGACGCCTGCTCGGCGGCGGCGCGACCGTCATCGTCACGACCTCGAGCCTGAACGACGACCGTCTCGGCTTCTACAAGAAGCTCTACCGCGAGAACGCCAGGCACGGCGCCGCCCTCTGGGTCGTGCCCGCGAACATGGCCTCCTACCAGGACGTCGACGCGCTGATCGACTGGGTCGGCAGCGAACAGGTCGACAACGCGGGCGGCGCGAAGGTCAAGATCAAGGACGCCATGACGCCGACCATGCTGCTGCCGTTCGCGGCGCCGCGGGTGGCGGGCGACCTGGCCGACGCGGGCGCGCGCGCCGAGATGGAGATGCGCGTGCTGCTCTGGTCGGTGGAGCGGCTGATCGGCGGGCTGTCCAAGCTCGGCGCCGATCACGACGTGGACGCGAAACTGCATGTGGTCCTGCCCGGTTCGCCGAACCGCGGCATGTTCGGCGGTGACGGCGCCTACGGCGAGTCCAAGGCGGCGCTCGACGCGGTGGTCGCCAAGTGGCGGGCCGAGAAGTCCTGGTCGACGCGGGTCACCCTGGTGCACGCGCTGATCGGCTGGGTGCGCGGCACCGGCCTGATGGGCCACAACGACCCGATGGTCGAGGCCGTCGAGAAGGCGGGCGTGCAGACCTGGTCCACCACCGAGATGGCCGACGAACTGCTCAAGTGGTGCACCTCGCGGGCCCGTCAGGTGACGGCCACCGGTCCGCAGCAGATCGACCTGACCGGCGGACTGGCCAGGGCCAAGCTGGATCTGCCCGCGCTGGCCAAGGAAGCGGCGGAGCAGGAGGCGGCGGAGTCCGCGGAAACCGCTGCGGCCGCGACTATTCCGGCCCTGCCCGCCCCGCCGACCATGACCTCGGCACTGCCGGTGCCCGAGTGGGGTGAGGTCACCGCCGATCTGGCCGACATGGTGGTCATCGTCGGCGCGGCCGAGCTCGGCCCGTACGGCTCGTCGCGCACCCGCTTCGAGATGGAGGTCTCCGACGAGCTCTCCGCGGCGGGCGTGCTCGAACTCGCCTGGACCACCGGCATGGTGACCTGGGAGAACGATCCCAAGCCGGGCTGGTACGACGCGGAATCGGGCGACTACGTTCCCGAATCCGAAGTGGCCCAGCGCTACCACGACGCCGTGGTCGCCCGCTGCGGCATCCGCCGCTACGAGGACGACGGCGCCATGCTCGACAACACCGCGCCGCTGATGACCTCGGTCTTCCTCGATCAGGATCTGTCGTTCACGGTCGGCAGCGAGGCCGAGGCCCGCGCCTTCCACGCGGCCGATCCGGAGCACACCGTCATCACGGCGGTGCCGGACTCCGGCGACTGGACGGTGACGCGCAAGGCGGGCACCGAGATCCGGGTGCCGCGCAAGGCCAAGCTCTCGCGCACTGTCGGCGGCCAGATCCCGACCGGCTGGGATCCGACCATCTGGGGCATCTCCGCCGACATGGCCGCCTCGGTGGACCGGGTCGCGCTGTGGAACATCGTCTGCACGGTGGACGCGTTCCTCGGCTCCGGCTTCAGCCCCGCCGAATTGATGAGCTGGGTGCACCCCTCGCTGGTCGCCAACACCCAGGGCACCGGCATGGGCGGCATGTCCTCGATGCGCTCGCTCTACGTCGACAACCTGCTCGGCGAGCCGCGACCGAACGACATCCTGCAGGAGGCGCTGCCGAACGTGGCCCTCGCGCACGTGGTGCAGTCCTACGTGGGCAGCTACGGCGCGATGGTGCACCCGGTGGCCGCCTGCGCCACGGCGGCGGTGTCCGTCGAGGAGGGCGTGGACAAGATCCGGCTCGGCAAGGCCGAACTCGTGGTGGCCGGCGGCTACGACGATCTCGGCATCGAGGGCATCGTCGGCTTCGGTGACATGTCGGCTACCGCCGACTCGGCGACCATGAGCGCCAAGGGCATCAGCGACCGGTACTTCTCCCGCGCCAACGACCGCCGCCGCGGCGGCTTCGTGGAATCGCAGGGCGGCGGCACCGTGCTGCTCGCCCGCGGCGACGTGGCGCTGGAGATGGGTCTTCCGGTGCTGGGCGTGGTGGCCTACGCGCAGTCCTTCGCCGACGGCGTGCACACCTCGATCCCGGCGCCCGGCCTCGGCGCGCTCGGCGCGGGTCGCGGCGGACGCGAGTCCCGGTTCGCCGCGGAGCTGCGCAAGCTCGGCGTCACCCCGGACGAGATCGCGGTGGTGTCCAAGCACGACACCTCCACCGCGGCCAACGATCCCAACGAGTCCGAGCTGCACGAGCGGCTGGCCGCGGCGATCGGGCGTTCGGAAGGCGCGCCGCTGTTCGTGGTCTCGCAGAAGAGCCTGACCGGACATGCCAAGGGCGGCGCTGCCGCGTTCCAGCTGATCGGCCTGTGCCAGGTGCTGGAAACCGGTGTGGTACCGCCGAACCGGAGCCTGGACTGCGTCGACGAGAAGATGCAGGCCTACCCGCACCTGGTGTGGCCGCGCGAGCCGCTGCGCTTCGGCGAGCGGTTCCCCCTCAAGGCCGGTCTGGTGACCTCGCTCGGCTTCGGGCACGTCTCCGGCCTGCTCGCGGTGGTGCACCCGCAGGCGTTCCTGCGTGCCATCGAGCCCGCGCGGCGCGAGGAGTACCAGCGTCAGGCCGAACAGCGGCAGCTGGCCGGTCGGCAGCGGTTCGTCGAGGCCATGTGCGGCGGTGCGCCGCTGTACGAGCGGCCCGCGGACCGGCGGCTCGGCGGAGAAGGCACGCCCGCCAAGCGGATTCGCCAGCTGGAGGCGGACATGCTGCTCTCGCCGCAGGCTCGCCTCGGCGCGGACGGCGCCTACCGCGCCGACGGATTCGGTTGCGGCACGGGCGCGGTCGTCGCCGGGCAACTCGAGGGCGATGGCTCTTTGGATCGGTGACTCAGGCCACTACCCTTCACTCAGGCCGTCCGGCGCGGGCGGCCGGGACCCGGCGGTCACGCCGGGTCCGGTGAGCGGAGTGCGGCCGCGCGAACGGCCGCACTCCACCTAGGGGTGAGGAGCTGCGACGCATTGACCATTCTGGGGATCGGCCTCGACTTGGTGACCATCTCCGAGTTCGCCGAACAACTCGAGCGGTCCGGAACCACCATGCTCAGGGAGAGTTTCACCGCGGGCGAGCGGCGCTACTGCCAGAGCAAGGGCACCGATCCGGCGCGCAGTTTCGCCGCGCGCTGGGCCGCCAAGGAGGCGGTGCTCAAGGCGTGGGCGTCGTCGCGTTTCGCCCGCCGCCCGCAGATCGGCGACAACCCGTACCCGCTGATCGAGGTGGTCAACGACGCGTGGGGCAGGCCGAGCATCAAATTGCACGGTCTCGCGGCCGAATTCCTGCCGCGCGCCAGGGTGCACCTGTCCTTGACGCACGACGGGGACACGGCGGCGGCGATGGTCGTGCTGGAGGATCCCGGCGAACTCGCCGACCTGATCGAGGGTCGCGAAACGACCGCGTGAGCGCCGTCAGCGCTCGCTGGCGGTGCGGGATTCCTTCTCGGCGACAAGCAGATACGCGACCATCAGGCGCTTGAGTTCGGCGACGGCCTCGGCGTGCGACTGCTCGTCCTGGACCGAGAAATTGAGCATCGA contains the following coding sequences:
- a CDS encoding fatty acid synthase subunit beta domain-containing protein, with amino-acid sequence MVRTAGQAAGVRSPLLDRLLNGTPYALAFGGQGAQWLGELEEIGRDSALEPELTALVNEAAALLEPVAAQLLVVRPVGFDPIAWMLEDELVDTEQGETSAAPSEQVLRSAAVSMPGVLLTQLAALRALRLQGLDFAEHAPVAVVGHSQGKLAAAAVRSAGARDAELLAIAQLIGAAGNLVARRRGLMPVGERSPMVAVSNVDPEQLRAVVAEVAEGVNPDAAAVVSIRNGRRRAVLSGTPTQLERVRQRCAQISEEQTRARDAKVRGGAVFAPVFEDVSVDVAFHHPALAETEEMVAGWAAQCGLDAELAGSLAKAILVDPVDWVQSVDDVVAAGAQWILDLGPGDLLSRLTGGTLKGTGVGIVAAATRPGQRSLLTPGAAPEQARPWSDYAPRPVRLPNGRIVVETAFTKLTGRSPILLAGMTPTTVDAKIVAAAANAGHWAELAGGGQVTEQIFADRVAELKQLLQPGRAVQFNSLFLDPYLWKLQLGGKRLVQRARSAGAPFDGVIVTAGIPELDEAVALIQELTEVGISHVAFKPGTVAQIRAVLRIADEVPDYPVIMHIEGGKAGGHHSWEDLDDLLLETYAELRNRPNVVVCVGGGIGTPERATEYLTGVWSQAHGYPVMPLDGVLVGTAAMATLEATTAPEVKQLLVDTPGTPDWVGAGTASGGMASGRSQLGADIHEIDNAASRTGRLLDEVAGDADAVAARRAEIIEALDGTAKPYFGDLGTMTYLEWLERYVELAVGLDRRKDFDCGSDLGDAILEATRSVWLDITWRDRFAEMVRRTESRLHPADRGEIPTLFADDEAFERPVDALCTLKKQYPAAEQILLHPADVPFFIALCKTPGKPVNFVPVVDADVRRWWRSDSLWQAHDPRYSADQVCVIPGTVSVAGITRVDEPVGELLDRFEQDTAYSLVRAGVVPAPIDARRTAGVTSGPIDAVLAAPDVQWAGRTTVNPVHRLGDHTEWTVDGKGAVHPRTGATLVETTGPEADNSYVELTVPLLRSDAVRIRITVPVSIYNGGSPVVTEADAEAAMAALLAVAAGQSLPEVKGSVAHVNLAWTPDLIADHAGVTGSGLPASLSTLGRTAPDVLVGACWPAVFAVLGATRTGDACSVIEGMLDLVHLDHQIELLRELPDTTSILVVRAESKSVLDTDMGRVVEVEVTVGEMRDQGLDVVPLARLSERFAIRGRNGAGELADPPRAAGTAASATDTPRRRRRDVTLVAPRAMHAFAAVSGDHNPIHTSDNAAKLAGLGSPIVHGMWLSAAAQHAVSAVDPESSVPARTLTAWTTRFLGMVRPGAEIDVRVERIAVDAGSEIVEVSCRTGGDLVMTATGRTKAPKTVYAFPGQGIQRKGMGLDARSRSKAAKEIWERADKHTREALGFSILAVVRDNPTYLKARGVEHRHPDGVLHLTQFTQVAMATLGVAQVAELREAGAFVEGAMLAGHSVGEYNALAAVAGVLPLEAVLEVVFQRGSAMHELVPRDAQGRSDYRMAAIRPSQIGLPDEDVIGFVQSVSERTGEFLEVVNLNLRGSQYAIAGTVAGLEALETEIDRRRAEFGGKRAFILVPGIDVPFHSTVLRKGVPEFRQKLEQLLPTDLRPDVLVGRYIPNLVPRPFSLERDFVQEIADLVPSEPLTAVLADFDSWAAQPAELCRVVLIELLAWQFASPVRWIETQDLLFTDAENGGLGVERFVEIGLGATPTVANLASQTLKLPSFGTATVEVLNIEREAAVVYSTDTDPAPVDEPEETPAETAAPAAAAPAAVAAPAPVASSGGPRPDDILFTAADATRVLIALWTKLRLDQIGPVDTIEGLCDGVSSRRNQLLVDLGSELSLGAIDGAADADMGALSATVERLARTYKPFGSVLSDSINDHLRKVFGPSGKRPAAIAERVKKVWELGDGWASHVTAEVSLGTREGTSVRGGDLGGLVSGALNDAASVDAAIDAAVQAVAARRGVAVSLPTAGGGGGATVDAAALGEFTEQITGRDGVLASAARVILEQLGLTDQVSAPETTDDTLVDLVSAELGSDWPRLVAPAFDGRKAVLIDDRWATAREDLARLWLVDDADTADGSVIGFLGAGEAVAAQAEWWREQAKHQARSVLAGLYERIAVAARSTEEPGLWSDDIAVITGASKGSIAAAVTGRLLGGGATVIVTTSSLNDDRLGFYKKLYRENARHGAALWVVPANMASYQDVDALIDWVGSEQVDNAGGAKVKIKDAMTPTMLLPFAAPRVAGDLADAGARAEMEMRVLLWSVERLIGGLSKLGADHDVDAKLHVVLPGSPNRGMFGGDGAYGESKAALDAVVAKWRAEKSWSTRVTLVHALIGWVRGTGLMGHNDPMVEAVEKAGVQTWSTTEMADELLKWCTSRARQVTATGPQQIDLTGGLARAKLDLPALAKEAAEQEAAESAETAAAATIPALPAPPTMTSALPVPEWGEVTADLADMVVIVGAAELGPYGSSRTRFEMEVSDELSAAGVLELAWTTGMVTWENDPKPGWYDAESGDYVPESEVAQRYHDAVVARCGIRRYEDDGAMLDNTAPLMTSVFLDQDLSFTVGSEAEARAFHAADPEHTVITAVPDSGDWTVTRKAGTEIRVPRKAKLSRTVGGQIPTGWDPTIWGISADMAASVDRVALWNIVCTVDAFLGSGFSPAELMSWVHPSLVANTQGTGMGGMSSMRSLYVDNLLGEPRPNDILQEALPNVALAHVVQSYVGSYGAMVHPVAACATAAVSVEEGVDKIRLGKAELVVAGGYDDLGIEGIVGFGDMSATADSATMSAKGISDRYFSRANDRRRGGFVESQGGGTVLLARGDVALEMGLPVLGVVAYAQSFADGVHTSIPAPGLGALGAGRGGRESRFAAELRKLGVTPDEIAVVSKHDTSTAANDPNESELHERLAAAIGRSEGAPLFVVSQKSLTGHAKGGAAAFQLIGLCQVLETGVVPPNRSLDCVDEKMQAYPHLVWPREPLRFGERFPLKAGLVTSLGFGHVSGLLAVVHPQAFLRAIEPARREEYQRQAEQRQLAGRQRFVEAMCGGAPLYERPADRRLGGEGTPAKRIRQLEADMLLSPQARLGADGAYRADGFGCGTGAVVAGQLEGDGSLDR
- a CDS encoding holo-ACP synthase; amino-acid sequence: MTILGIGLDLVTISEFAEQLERSGTTMLRESFTAGERRYCQSKGTDPARSFAARWAAKEAVLKAWASSRFARRPQIGDNPYPLIEVVNDAWGRPSIKLHGLAAEFLPRARVHLSLTHDGDTAAAMVVLEDPGELADLIEGRETTA